In Streptomyces capitiformicae, one genomic interval encodes:
- a CDS encoding ferredoxin, with the protein MRVVANSATCAVSSLCVYRLPGVFDQDEEGLVLVLDEHPDTGLHEEVRRAVRACPTNSIRVVENG; encoded by the coding sequence ATGCGTGTGGTAGCCAACTCCGCGACCTGCGCGGTCAGCAGCCTGTGCGTCTACCGGCTCCCCGGTGTCTTCGACCAGGACGAGGAGGGGCTGGTCCTCGTCCTGGACGAGCACCCGGACACCGGGCTGCACGAGGAGGTCCGTCGCGCGGTCCGCGCGTGCCCGACGAACTCCATCCGGGTCGTCGAGAACGGCTGA
- a CDS encoding cytochrome P450, which yields MSTHTPPRYPFAWTPPMQMPEALKDVHESSAMEVTLPSGDTATLVTRYQDVRALFADKRLSRNIARPDCARISKDNDLFMDPHIDPDPPKHTQVRSLVTKAFTARRIESLRPYVQEVADELLDEMAAGPRPAELNEAFAFPLPIKVICKLLGVPAEDRDQFRGYVDGFLAVTKLPPEEIGRARQNLWKYLGDLIEDKRKHPADDLISEFIRVRDEDDNRMNEHELHFWCQGLLIAGYVTTASQIGTGTAVLLHRPDLVREIQADWSLVPSTVEELLRTQIMGSSVGTMRYAIEDIPLSDGTVIKKGTSVLLSEEGANCDPRVFDKPFELDIRRQENHHMTFGAGIHYCVGAALARMELQIATESLLRRFPDIHLAKPAESLPRALGGFMEGFTEIPVDW from the coding sequence GTGAGTACTCACACCCCGCCCAGGTATCCGTTCGCCTGGACCCCGCCCATGCAGATGCCGGAGGCGCTCAAGGACGTCCACGAGTCCTCGGCGATGGAGGTGACGCTGCCGAGCGGTGACACCGCGACGCTGGTCACCCGTTACCAGGACGTGCGCGCGCTGTTCGCCGACAAGCGGCTGTCCCGGAACATCGCCCGGCCGGACTGTGCCCGGATCTCCAAGGACAACGACCTGTTCATGGATCCGCACATCGACCCGGACCCGCCCAAGCACACCCAGGTGCGCTCCCTGGTGACGAAGGCGTTCACCGCCCGGCGCATCGAGTCGCTGCGGCCGTACGTCCAGGAGGTCGCGGACGAACTGCTGGACGAGATGGCGGCCGGCCCCCGGCCCGCCGAGCTCAACGAGGCGTTCGCGTTCCCGCTGCCCATCAAGGTGATCTGCAAGCTGCTCGGTGTGCCCGCCGAGGACCGTGACCAGTTCCGGGGCTATGTGGACGGCTTCCTCGCGGTGACCAAGCTGCCGCCGGAGGAGATCGGCAGGGCCCGGCAGAACCTGTGGAAGTACCTGGGCGATCTCATCGAGGACAAGCGCAAGCATCCGGCCGACGACCTGATCAGCGAGTTCATCCGGGTCCGCGACGAGGACGACAACCGGATGAACGAGCATGAGCTGCACTTCTGGTGCCAGGGTCTGCTCATCGCGGGCTACGTCACCACCGCGAGCCAGATCGGCACCGGCACCGCCGTGCTGCTGCACCGCCCCGACCTGGTGCGGGAGATCCAGGCGGACTGGTCGCTGGTCCCGTCGACCGTCGAGGAGCTGCTGCGCACCCAGATCATGGGTTCCTCGGTGGGCACCATGCGCTACGCCATCGAGGACATCCCGCTCTCCGACGGCACGGTGATCAAGAAGGGCACCAGTGTGCTCCTCTCCGAGGAGGGCGCGAACTGCGACCCCCGGGTCTTCGACAAGCCCTTCGAGCTCGACATCCGGCGCCAGGAGAACCACCACATGACCTTCGGCGCGGGCATCCACTACTGCGTGGGCGCCGCGCTGGCCCGGATGGAGCTGCAGATCGCCACGGAGAGCCTGCTGCGCCGCTTCCCCGACATCCACCTGGCCAAGCCGGCCGAGAGTCTCCCGCGCGCGCTGGGCGGCTTCATGGAGGGCTTCACCGAGATCCCGGTGGACTGGTGA
- a CDS encoding TenA family protein, giving the protein MLSKELQELAEPVLAKVKEHPFWAGLRDGSLPAESLAYFVEQDTSHLLPAYARALARTAAATRWDAHAALLARSVMGSLEARDRLRGAYAELEPRLQLPPAAESPEITAPTHAHCSFFHAATAATVAAGMGALLPMVWFNHRISDDLLERHVPGSRYAEWIKVYHPGEGYQYAVKGFMAAYDELGERMAAPGRAELIDYFTTSIRYEWAFAEAAWSRSGWPL; this is encoded by the coding sequence ATGCTGAGCAAGGAACTCCAGGAGCTGGCCGAACCCGTTCTCGCCAAGGTCAAGGAGCACCCGTTCTGGGCGGGGCTGCGGGATGGTTCGCTGCCGGCCGAGTCGCTCGCGTACTTCGTCGAGCAGGACACCAGCCATCTGCTGCCCGCCTACGCCCGGGCGCTGGCCCGTACCGCCGCCGCCACCCGGTGGGACGCCCACGCCGCGCTGCTGGCCCGCTCGGTCATGGGCTCGCTGGAGGCCAGGGACCGGCTGCGCGGGGCGTACGCGGAACTGGAACCGCGGCTTCAGCTGCCGCCGGCGGCCGAGTCGCCGGAGATCACCGCGCCGACCCACGCACACTGCTCCTTCTTCCACGCGGCCACCGCCGCCACGGTGGCGGCGGGGATGGGGGCGCTGCTGCCCATGGTCTGGTTCAACCACCGGATCTCCGACGACCTGCTGGAACGGCATGTGCCGGGCTCCCGCTACGCCGAGTGGATCAAGGTCTACCACCCGGGCGAGGGCTACCAGTACGCGGTGAAGGGCTTCATGGCCGCGTACGACGAACTCGGGGAGCGCATGGCCGCGCCCGGCCGCGCCGAACTCATCGACTACTTCACGACCAGCATCCGCTACGAGTGGGCCTTCGCCGAGGCCGCCTGGTCCAGGTCCGGCTGGCCGCTGTGA
- the asnB gene encoding asparagine synthase (glutamine-hydrolyzing), translating into MCGIAGWIDFRRDLREEGSTVRAMVATLANRGPDDEAVWTDRRAALGHRRLSVIDLADSTQPMTAEEDSRTLAVVVHNGEIYNFRELRRQLEGLGHRFRTAGDTEVVLRAYLEWGERCAEHLEGMFAFAVWDPGRDMLLLARDRLGIKPLYYARTAHGVLFGSEPKALFAHPSLECAVDAEGFAELLAYIATPGHAVYRGVRELPAGHTAVVGRGGVTESAYWTLPARPHVDDAATTVDVVRGLLAESVEAHLVSDVPLCTLLSGGVDSSAIAALAARAGSRPRTFAVDFEGHTERFQKDFWHEDPDAPYAAEVARHVGTDHEPVVLRTADLADPVVDAAALRSQDLPRPIPDMDRSLYLLLRAVRQRSTVALMGEAADELFGGYRSFQDPSLVDTGNFPWVTMGLKVAPHGMSTGLLDPGLLRKIDVPGYAAQRYAEAVAEVPRVEGESDLEHRMRRVSHVHLTRWMPLLLTRDDRLSMAVGLELRVPYCDHRLVEYVYNIPWEMKTADGREKSVLRSAVADLLPASVTERRKSPFPITQDPGYGQVLKERFDAVVNDPAGPVAPLLDREACARLSAQDRPIEVSGWGERRDVEMVLQLDTWLRNYRVRLDL; encoded by the coding sequence ATGTGCGGCATAGCGGGCTGGATCGACTTCCGGCGTGATCTCCGCGAGGAGGGCAGCACCGTACGGGCGATGGTCGCCACACTCGCCAATCGCGGCCCGGACGACGAGGCCGTGTGGACCGACCGGCGGGCCGCCCTGGGCCACCGCAGGCTGTCCGTCATCGACCTGGCGGACAGCACACAGCCGATGACCGCCGAGGAGGACAGCCGCACCCTGGCCGTCGTCGTGCACAACGGCGAGATCTACAACTTCCGTGAGCTGCGGCGTCAGTTGGAGGGGCTGGGACACCGTTTCCGCACCGCCGGGGACACCGAAGTGGTGCTGCGCGCCTACCTGGAGTGGGGCGAGCGCTGCGCCGAGCACCTGGAGGGCATGTTCGCGTTCGCCGTCTGGGATCCGGGCCGGGACATGCTGCTGCTGGCGCGGGACCGGCTGGGCATCAAGCCGCTGTACTACGCGAGGACCGCGCACGGTGTGCTGTTCGGCTCCGAGCCCAAGGCGTTGTTCGCCCACCCGTCGCTGGAGTGCGCGGTGGACGCCGAGGGATTCGCGGAGCTGCTGGCGTACATCGCGACACCGGGGCACGCGGTCTACCGCGGAGTCCGGGAGCTGCCGGCGGGTCACACGGCGGTGGTCGGTCGGGGCGGAGTGACCGAGTCGGCGTACTGGACGCTGCCGGCCCGCCCCCATGTCGACGACGCGGCCACCACCGTGGATGTGGTGCGCGGCCTGCTCGCGGAGTCGGTCGAGGCGCACCTGGTCTCCGACGTGCCGCTGTGCACCCTGCTGTCCGGCGGTGTGGACTCCAGCGCCATCGCCGCTCTCGCCGCCCGTGCCGGAAGCCGGCCCCGGACGTTCGCGGTCGACTTCGAGGGGCACACCGAACGGTTCCAGAAGGACTTCTGGCACGAGGACCCGGACGCGCCGTACGCCGCCGAGGTGGCCCGGCACGTGGGCACGGACCATGAGCCGGTGGTGCTGCGCACCGCGGATCTCGCCGACCCGGTGGTCGACGCGGCGGCGCTGCGTTCCCAGGACCTGCCACGCCCGATCCCGGACATGGACCGCTCGCTGTATCTGCTGTTGCGCGCGGTGCGTCAGCGCTCGACCGTGGCGCTGATGGGCGAGGCGGCCGACGAACTCTTCGGCGGTTACCGGTCGTTCCAGGATCCGTCGCTGGTGGACACCGGGAACTTCCCCTGGGTGACGATGGGGCTGAAGGTGGCTCCGCACGGGATGAGCACCGGGCTGCTGGACCCTGGACTGCTGCGGAAGATCGACGTCCCCGGGTACGCCGCCCAGCGGTACGCGGAGGCCGTGGCCGAAGTGCCCCGGGTGGAGGGCGAGTCCGATCTGGAGCACCGGATGCGGCGGGTCAGCCATGTCCATCTGACCCGCTGGATGCCGCTGCTGCTCACCCGGGACGACCGGCTGAGCATGGCGGTCGGCCTGGAGCTGCGGGTGCCGTACTGCGACCACCGCCTGGTGGAGTACGTCTACAACATCCCCTGGGAGATGAAGACCGCGGACGGCCGGGAGAAGAGCGTCCTGCGCTCCGCCGTGGCCGACCTGCTGCCCGCCTCGGTGACCGAGCGCCGCAAGAGCCCCTTCCCGATCACCCAGGACCCGGGCTACGGCCAGGTGCTCAAGGAGCGCTTCGACGCCGTGGTGAACGACCCCGCCGGGCCGGTGGCCCCGCTGCTCGACCGCGAGGCCTGCGCCCGGCTCTCCGCACAAGACCGGCCCATCGAGGTCAGCGGCTGGGGGGAGCGGCGCGACGTGGAGATGGTGCTGCAGCTGGACACCTGGCTGCGTAACTACCGAGTGCGCCTCGATCTGTGA
- a CDS encoding nucleotide disphospho-sugar-binding domain-containing protein — MRVLFTTWAWPSHLYALVPLASAFRAAGHEVLMASQPALKPEIDRTGLPAAVVGENVDAVGMVRGYVLPSAAGESAGGPQAPREGKGPRALRMFEAHAESMTDGLVELARDWRADAVVYEPTALAGPLAAAAVGIPAIRVLYGTDLMLRARGLLPGLLAPILERHGLTDFDPLGAVTVDPCPDTFQVVTDYPRLPVRHVPYNGVGSPPGPLGPPAPGVRRVLVTWGHTMARLSPELFLAGEVAAALRGADTEVVLAVTAAQRGLLDPALLSGPGAVRVVEDAPLHALVPEADLVVAHGGAGTVLTSLRAGVPLLLVPQLPDHTGHAGRVFAAGAGEVLSRDEATPERLREEAGRLLDPEAGAAVRETARRLRAEMLDRPSPADIVGELRTKVISCAA, encoded by the coding sequence ATGCGCGTACTGTTCACGACCTGGGCCTGGCCCTCGCACCTGTACGCCCTGGTGCCGCTGGCTTCGGCCTTCCGGGCAGCGGGGCACGAGGTGCTGATGGCCAGTCAGCCCGCGCTGAAGCCGGAGATCGACCGGACCGGACTGCCCGCCGCGGTGGTGGGCGAGAACGTCGACGCGGTCGGGATGGTGCGCGGGTATGTGCTGCCGTCGGCCGCCGGCGAGTCCGCCGGCGGTCCGCAGGCTCCCAGGGAGGGCAAGGGGCCCCGGGCGCTGCGGATGTTCGAGGCGCACGCGGAGTCGATGACCGACGGCCTGGTGGAGCTGGCCCGTGACTGGCGTGCGGACGCGGTGGTGTACGAGCCGACCGCGCTGGCCGGTCCGCTGGCCGCCGCGGCGGTGGGGATTCCGGCGATACGGGTGCTGTACGGCACCGACCTGATGCTGCGGGCCCGCGGACTGCTGCCCGGGCTGCTCGCCCCGATCCTCGAACGGCACGGTCTGACGGACTTCGACCCGTTGGGAGCCGTCACCGTCGACCCGTGTCCCGACACCTTCCAGGTGGTCACCGATTACCCGCGACTGCCGGTGCGGCATGTGCCCTACAACGGCGTCGGCAGTCCTCCGGGGCCGCTGGGCCCGCCCGCCCCGGGTGTCCGGCGGGTGCTGGTGACGTGGGGTCACACCATGGCCCGGCTCAGCCCCGAACTCTTCCTCGCCGGGGAGGTCGCGGCGGCGCTGCGCGGCGCGGACACCGAGGTGGTGCTGGCGGTGACGGCCGCACAACGCGGGCTGCTGGACCCGGCCCTGCTGTCCGGTCCCGGCGCGGTCCGGGTGGTGGAGGACGCCCCGCTGCACGCACTGGTGCCGGAGGCCGACCTGGTGGTGGCGCACGGCGGTGCGGGCACTGTGCTGACCTCGCTGCGCGCCGGCGTGCCGCTGCTGCTCGTACCGCAGCTGCCCGACCACACCGGACACGCGGGGCGGGTCTTCGCGGCCGGGGCGGGAGAGGTGCTCTCCCGGGACGAGGCGACGCCGGAGCGGCTGCGCGAGGAGGCCGGGCGGCTGCTGGACCCCGAGGCGGGGGCGGCGGTGCGCGAGACGGCCCGCCGGCTGCGGGCGGAGATGCTGGACCGGCCCTCCCCCGCCGACATCGTGGGCGAACTGCGGACGAAGGTGATCTCATGTGCGGCATAG
- the metK gene encoding methionine adenosyltransferase, whose product MTRNLFTSESVTEGHPDKIADQISDAILDALLAQDPSARVAVETLIATGQVHVAGEVTTKGYADIASLVRQTVLGIGYDASQKGFDGASCGVSVSLGAQSPDIAQGVDSAYEQRVQGESDELDGQGAGDQGLMFGFACDETPELMPLPIMLAHRLSQRLTAVRKGGALPYLRPDGKTQVTIEYDGHRPVRLDTVVVSTQHAPDISLDSLLAPDVRKFVVEPVLGALGDDGTKLDTDGYRLLVNPTGRFEIGGPMGDAGLTGRKIIIDTYGGMARHGGGAFSGKDPSKVDRSAAYAMRWVAKNVVAAGLASRCEVQVAYAIGKAEPVGLFVETFGTEKVDVDRIEAAISSVFDLRPAAIIRDLDLLRPIYAQTAAYGHFGRELPDFTWERTDRVAALRSAIG is encoded by the coding sequence GTGACCCGAAACCTGTTCACCTCGGAGTCCGTCACCGAGGGGCATCCCGACAAGATCGCCGACCAGATCAGCGACGCAATCCTGGACGCTCTGCTGGCCCAGGACCCGTCCGCACGCGTCGCGGTGGAGACCCTCATCGCCACCGGACAGGTGCACGTGGCCGGCGAGGTCACCACCAAGGGCTACGCCGACATCGCGAGCCTGGTCCGGCAGACCGTGCTCGGCATCGGCTACGACGCCTCGCAGAAGGGATTCGACGGCGCCTCCTGCGGGGTGTCCGTCTCCCTGGGCGCCCAGTCCCCGGACATCGCCCAGGGCGTGGACTCGGCCTACGAGCAGCGTGTCCAGGGGGAGTCCGACGAGCTCGACGGGCAGGGCGCCGGCGACCAGGGCCTGATGTTCGGCTTCGCCTGTGACGAGACCCCGGAACTGATGCCGCTGCCCATCATGCTCGCCCACCGCCTCTCCCAGCGCCTCACCGCGGTCCGCAAGGGGGGCGCTCTGCCGTATCTGCGGCCGGACGGCAAGACGCAGGTCACCATCGAGTACGACGGCCACCGCCCGGTGCGGCTGGACACCGTCGTCGTGTCCACCCAGCACGCTCCGGACATCTCCCTGGACAGCCTGCTGGCCCCGGACGTCCGCAAGTTCGTCGTCGAGCCCGTGCTCGGCGCGCTCGGCGACGACGGCACCAAGCTGGACACCGACGGCTACCGGCTGCTGGTCAACCCCACCGGGCGGTTCGAGATCGGCGGCCCCATGGGCGACGCGGGCCTGACCGGCCGCAAGATCATCATCGACACGTACGGCGGCATGGCCCGCCACGGCGGTGGCGCCTTCTCCGGCAAGGACCCCTCCAAGGTCGACCGCTCCGCCGCCTACGCGATGCGCTGGGTCGCCAAGAACGTCGTCGCGGCGGGCCTCGCCTCCCGCTGCGAGGTCCAGGTCGCCTACGCCATCGGCAAGGCCGAGCCGGTCGGCCTGTTCGTGGAGACCTTCGGCACCGAGAAGGTGGACGTGGACAGGATCGAGGCCGCCATCTCCTCGGTCTTCGACCTGCGCCCGGCCGCCATCATCCGCGACCTGGACCTGCTGCGCCCGATCTACGCCCAGACCGCGGCCTACGGACACTTCGGCCGTGAACTGCCCGACTTCACCTGGGAGCGCACCGACCGTGTGGCCGCACTGCGGTCCGCGATCGGCTGA
- a CDS encoding carbohydrate kinase family protein: MRIAVTGSIAIDQLMVFSGSFAQQLIEERLDQVSLSFLAESLEIRRGGVAANIAFGLGRLGAQPLLVAAAGTDFDDYRIWLKEHRVDTDWVRVSDQAHTARFICTTDRENNQIGTFYPGAMSEAREISIAEIARRTGVDHVLISPDDPGAMVRHARECRAHGITFSADPSQQLAVLERAEAQDVVRGARFLFTNAYEAELLTERTGWSKRDILDRVDTWVITQGADGVRIESARTTLVRIPAVPVRRVVEPTGAGDAFRAGFLAGHSRRLGTEQAAWLGCAMASLALGTTGTQTYPLSRRALRVALRAGYGSVATDAVTPHLGEVL, encoded by the coding sequence ATGCGTATCGCCGTGACCGGTTCGATCGCCATCGACCAGCTGATGGTCTTCTCCGGCAGCTTTGCCCAGCAGCTGATCGAGGAGCGGCTGGACCAGGTCTCCCTCTCCTTCCTCGCCGAGTCACTGGAGATCCGGCGGGGCGGCGTCGCCGCGAACATCGCCTTCGGCCTGGGGCGGCTCGGTGCGCAGCCGCTGCTGGTGGCGGCGGCCGGGACCGACTTCGACGACTACCGGATCTGGCTGAAGGAGCACCGCGTCGACACCGACTGGGTCCGTGTCAGCGACCAGGCCCACACCGCCCGGTTCATCTGCACCACCGACCGCGAGAACAACCAGATCGGCACCTTCTACCCCGGGGCCATGTCCGAGGCCCGGGAGATCTCGATCGCCGAGATCGCCCGCCGGACGGGCGTCGACCACGTGCTCATCTCCCCCGACGACCCGGGCGCGATGGTGCGCCACGCCCGCGAGTGCCGGGCACACGGCATCACGTTCTCCGCCGACCCGTCCCAGCAACTGGCCGTGCTCGAACGCGCCGAGGCCCAGGACGTGGTGCGCGGTGCTCGCTTCCTGTTCACCAACGCCTACGAGGCCGAACTGCTGACCGAGCGCACCGGCTGGAGCAAGCGGGACATCCTCGACCGGGTGGACACCTGGGTGATCACCCAGGGCGCCGACGGCGTGCGCATCGAAAGCGCCCGCACCACACTCGTGCGGATCCCGGCCGTTCCGGTACGGCGGGTCGTGGAACCCACCGGTGCCGGAGACGCCTTCCGCGCGGGCTTCCTCGCCGGACACAGCCGGCGGCTCGGGACCGAGCAGGCGGCCTGGCTCGGCTGCGCCATGGCTTCCTTGGCCCTGGGCACGACCGGCACCCAGACGTACCCGCTCAGCCGCCGCGCCCTGAGGGTGGCACTGCGCGCCGGATACGGCTCGGTCGCGACGGACGCCGTCACACCACACCTCGGGGAAGTCCTGTGA
- a CDS encoding alpha/beta hydrolase translates to MAHGLGGVREMRLDAYAERFAAAGYACLVFDYRHFGASGGQPRQLLSIRRQLQDWRAAVAYARSRPETDPRRVVLWGTSFGGGHVLATAAQDPAVAAVIAQGLFTDGVASALAMRPDTSVKVMARAVRDVVGARLGRPPVMVATAGPPGSAALMTAADAEPGYLALVPNDAPFSNQVAARFALDILRYRPGRRTAKIACPVLFCVCEHDSVAPARPTLRHARRAPRGEIRLYPDGHFDIYLGEPFERVVTDQLAFLARHVPIGSAPGEAPGPTTP, encoded by the coding sequence ATGGCACACGGTCTCGGTGGGGTCCGCGAGATGCGGCTGGACGCCTACGCCGAGCGTTTCGCCGCCGCCGGCTACGCGTGCCTGGTGTTCGACTACCGGCACTTCGGGGCCAGCGGCGGTCAGCCGCGACAGCTCCTGAGCATCAGACGACAGCTCCAGGACTGGCGGGCCGCCGTGGCGTACGCGCGCTCCCGGCCGGAGACCGATCCCCGGCGCGTGGTGCTGTGGGGCACCTCTTTCGGCGGCGGCCATGTCCTGGCGACAGCCGCCCAGGACCCGGCCGTCGCCGCCGTCATCGCCCAGGGCCTGTTCACCGATGGTGTCGCCTCTGCCCTGGCGATGCGCCCGGACACCTCGGTGAAGGTGATGGCCCGCGCGGTCCGTGACGTGGTCGGCGCCCGCCTTGGGCGCCCTCCCGTCATGGTCGCGACGGCGGGGCCGCCCGGATCCGCCGCGTTGATGACCGCTGCGGACGCCGAGCCCGGCTACCTGGCCCTCGTGCCCAACGACGCGCCCTTCTCCAACCAGGTTGCGGCGCGGTTCGCCCTGGACATCCTCCGCTACCGGCCGGGCCGCCGGACCGCGAAGATCGCATGCCCGGTGCTGTTCTGCGTATGCGAGCACGACAGCGTGGCCCCCGCGCGGCCGACCCTGCGCCATGCCCGCAGGGCCCCGCGCGGCGAGATCCGCCTCTACCCCGACGGCCACTTCGACATCTACCTCGGCGAGCCTTTCGAACGCGTTGTCACGGACCAGCTCGCCTTCCTGGCGCGGCACGTCCCCATCGGCTCCGCACCCGGTGAAGCCCCGGGACCCACGACACCCTGA
- a CDS encoding short-chain dehydrogenase/reductase produces the protein MLTYPIAGKTVFITGAAGGIGAATARTLHSRGANVVLADRGIDATSALARDLGGDRTLTLSVDVTDSAALADAVDRTVHRFGGLDVVFANAGIAADPPAAIATIDPAMFERVVEVDLLGVWRTVRAALPHVIAARGHVLVTASVYAYFNGMTNAPYAMSKAGVEQFGRALRAELGIHGASAGVLYPGWVHTPIAGAAFGSNDITTRMREIAFPSLLGKAIAPTRVADAVVRGIENRSARVMVPRRWVPISALRGVLNPVTDLIAERHPELRRLLRRLEESAGPTGKSPQTDTPR, from the coding sequence ATGCTCACCTACCCGATTGCGGGGAAGACCGTCTTCATCACCGGCGCAGCCGGAGGCATCGGTGCGGCCACCGCCCGCACGCTGCACTCGCGCGGAGCCAACGTGGTCCTCGCCGACCGGGGCATCGACGCCACATCGGCCCTCGCCCGCGACCTCGGCGGCGACAGGACACTGACGCTGTCGGTGGATGTCACCGACAGCGCCGCACTGGCCGACGCGGTGGACCGTACGGTCCACCGGTTCGGCGGCCTGGATGTCGTCTTCGCCAACGCGGGGATCGCGGCCGATCCGCCGGCGGCGATCGCCACCATCGACCCGGCCATGTTCGAGCGCGTCGTCGAAGTGGACCTGCTGGGCGTCTGGCGCACCGTTCGCGCCGCACTGCCGCACGTCATCGCGGCGCGCGGGCACGTCCTGGTCACCGCTTCGGTGTACGCCTACTTCAACGGTATGACCAACGCCCCCTACGCCATGTCGAAGGCCGGCGTCGAGCAGTTCGGCCGCGCCCTGCGCGCCGAACTCGGCATCCACGGCGCCAGCGCCGGGGTCCTCTACCCCGGCTGGGTCCACACGCCCATCGCTGGAGCAGCCTTCGGAAGCAACGACATCACCACCCGCATGCGCGAGATCGCCTTCCCGTCCCTGCTCGGCAAGGCCATCGCCCCCACGCGCGTCGCGGACGCCGTCGTCCGCGGCATCGAGAACCGCTCGGCCCGTGTCATGGTCCCCCGCAGGTGGGTACCGATTTCGGCCCTGCGCGGCGTCCTTAACCCCGTCACCGATCTCATCGCCGAACGCCACCCCGAACTGCGCCGACTCCTGCGCCGACTCGAGGAATCCGCCGGCCCCACAGGCAAGTCCCCGCAGACCGACACACCGAGGTAG
- a CDS encoding SDR family NAD(P)-dependent oxidoreductase, protein MTRYDLTGRTVALTGSTGGLGIALANALRDRGANLALLDLDAEAAQAQAEKLGGDTVARGWGVDVRDLAGLQTAMHEAAAHFGRLDVAVAGAGIDTMAPLATIDPAAYERVIDINLNGVWRTFRAALPHVEPQRGYLLAISSMAAFVHSPLQISYTASKAGVWAMCDSLRLEVRHLGVGVGSAHPTFFRTPMMDDVTADPAGHALWGGNSKGLWKMVPLEKVIAGIVRGIERRADRVVVPRSLTLTANAPGLFRPILERVGFRPQTVQRALGLASASGWHDPAVHERHQAGSR, encoded by the coding sequence ATGACCCGTTACGACCTGACAGGACGCACCGTCGCCCTCACCGGCTCCACCGGCGGCCTCGGCATCGCCCTGGCCAACGCACTGCGCGACCGGGGTGCCAACCTCGCACTGCTCGACCTCGACGCCGAGGCGGCCCAGGCCCAGGCGGAGAAACTGGGTGGCGACACAGTCGCCCGGGGCTGGGGCGTGGACGTCCGCGACCTCGCCGGACTGCAGACGGCCATGCACGAGGCCGCCGCGCACTTCGGGCGCCTTGATGTCGCCGTCGCCGGCGCGGGCATCGACACCATGGCCCCCCTGGCTACCATTGACCCTGCCGCCTACGAGCGCGTGATCGACATCAACCTCAACGGCGTCTGGCGCACCTTCCGCGCGGCTCTGCCCCACGTCGAGCCCCAACGCGGCTATCTCCTCGCGATCTCCTCCATGGCCGCCTTCGTGCACTCGCCGCTCCAGATCTCCTACACCGCGAGCAAGGCCGGCGTGTGGGCGATGTGCGACAGCCTTCGCCTGGAGGTTCGCCACCTGGGTGTCGGTGTCGGCAGCGCCCACCCCACGTTCTTCCGCACTCCGATGATGGACGACGTGACCGCGGACCCGGCCGGGCACGCCCTCTGGGGCGGCAACTCCAAGGGGTTGTGGAAGATGGTGCCGCTGGAAAAGGTCATCGCCGGTATCGTCCGCGGCATCGAGCGCCGTGCGGACCGCGTCGTCGTCCCCAGGTCCCTCACCCTGACCGCGAACGCTCCCGGCCTGTTCCGGCCGATACTCGAACGTGTCGGTTTCCGCCCTCAGACGGTCCAGCGCGCCCTCGGCCTCGCCTCGGCGTCGGGCTGGCACGACCCGGCGGTGCATGAGCGCCACCAGGCCGGTTCCCGCTGA
- a CDS encoding TetR/AcrR family transcriptional regulator — protein MTIKVTRTTRRAAATRAAIVDAAEELLASGGPDAVTLEGIAERADVAVQTVYNRVGGRAAVLIAVAERALEDNRTYMDDAYAAPGTPVERIRAASAAYVRFAAERPHQFRLLAEPPDEPAALERVAALVDEQNAKLAAALADGVADGSLAADLDPVTTATALWAAMNGVLGLSWRADRLRADASHLTELVAAVERVVLRGLLAR, from the coding sequence ATGACAATCAAGGTCACACGCACGACACGTCGGGCCGCCGCAACCCGTGCGGCCATCGTCGACGCCGCCGAGGAGCTGCTGGCCTCCGGAGGCCCCGACGCGGTCACCTTGGAAGGCATCGCCGAACGCGCGGATGTCGCCGTGCAGACGGTGTACAACCGCGTGGGCGGCCGCGCGGCCGTTCTCATCGCGGTTGCCGAGCGGGCACTCGAGGACAACCGGACCTACATGGACGACGCCTACGCTGCCCCGGGCACCCCCGTGGAACGCATCAGGGCCGCCTCGGCCGCGTACGTCCGCTTCGCCGCCGAGCGCCCACACCAGTTCCGCCTGCTAGCCGAGCCGCCGGACGAACCCGCGGCCCTGGAACGGGTCGCCGCGCTCGTCGACGAGCAGAACGCCAAACTCGCCGCCGCCCTGGCCGACGGGGTGGCCGACGGCTCGCTCGCCGCCGACCTCGATCCCGTCACCACCGCCACCGCGTTGTGGGCTGCCATGAACGGCGTTCTCGGCCTCTCCTGGCGCGCGGACCGACTCCGCGCTGACGCCTCCCACTTGACGGAACTCGTCGCAGCTGTGGAAAGGGTGGTTCTCCGCGGGCTGCTCGCCCGCTGA